In Palaemon carinicauda isolate YSFRI2023 chromosome 1, ASM3689809v2, whole genome shotgun sequence, the genomic stretch AGCGAAATAATACCTAACTACATGTCCATAATTAAACCTAAAAATACAGTGGGAAAACATGGTCTTTATTCTCGGTAACATATGCGCTACCCCATAGTGACTGAATGTGTGAAGTatgaaatgtataaactgcacttaTACGATGAATCTGTCTGCATCGGTGTCATCATTCTGAATAATTGGAAGGATTTATTCCACCTGGAGAATGCTAGTGAGTGCTAACTCTATATATCTGCGCTATTACTATAAAAaagaatatgatataattttcaggtgacttaacccttttacccccaaaggacatactggtacgtttcacaaaagccatccctttacccccatggacgtaccggtacgttcttgcaaaaaatgctatataaaattttttttttatattttttgataaattttttagaaaatttgggtattttccaagagaatgagaccaacctgacctctctatgacaaaattaaggctgttagagcaatttaaaaataatatatactgcaaaatgtgctgggaaaaaataactacGTAAAAGCACACCCAGTTTTCCATGTTCTTGATGTCTGAAGAGGATTCCAATGTATTTGGAGAGAGAAACCTTATCTACTGTTCATCTATGTGTTATCTTTCTTGTGATTCTGAGACACTTGAACAAACCTTCTTAAAGGCACACCCATTGTTCTATGTTCTTGATGTCTGAAGAGGATTTCAACGTATTCGGAGAGAGAAACCTTATCTACTCTTCgcttatagtaaaaataaaaataaaccgatGTGTAGGTCTTCATAAATAACTTCAAAAGCTCACAATTGCAGGCCAGCCAAATACTATCTAAAAAAGTTATATTATATCCTCAATAGTTTTAGCATTTAGAATTTTTTGAAAAATCGTCAATGAATGCAATATTACTGTCTTTGATGATCATTAACTTGACGATTGTTTTCAATATGTGTTTGTTTCTTATTCAAATTAATTCCTTCACTCCCatgcttattacctccgccaagcggcggaggttatgttttcggttcggtttgtttgtttgtttgtttgtttgtttctctgtttgtctgtctgtctgtggacaacgtagaggccacatttctacacggaatcacttcaaacttggccaagtagttccccaatgtgtatggaagaactgattaaattttggtcaaggtcaccccaaggtcaaggtcacaggggtcactggtgtcactatgacataagtggccatatcaagagacagaaataaagcactgacttttgcataagccaacagggaagtcctagtccaggcgcaacccatgggtgatgttcaaatttataaaggtcaaaggtcaaggtcatattggtgcattatatcaatgtcatattaagtatcagtggcaaatgaacaaagatgacttgaaggtcaaaagtcaagcaggtcacttgaaggtcaaggtcacgtgaaggtcaaggtcacgtgaaggtcaaggtcacctgaaggttaagctaaattaaaggtcaaacgttacttgaaagtcgaagtcacatcaattcatgattctaggacatatggcgctctaggtcaccttggcggaggtatgtcctctacgaggaccatgtccgcgttcaggacttgctcacttgttttgttTATGCAAGTGTTCTTGTCAatctgtgacgcagttccggtaggccctgctgctgcctccgatgccttagatgaccgcggaggtagcagcagtaggggattcagcattatgaagcttcatctgtggtggaaatgtgggagggtgggctgtggcaccctagcagtaccagctgaactcggttgagtcctttgttaggctggaggaacgtagagagtagaggtccccttttttgttttgtttcttttgttgatgtcggctaccccccaaaattgggggaagtgcctttggtatatgtatgtatgtatgtacgtaatcTTCTTTCGTAGTCATTCACCTTTCCAATAGACGGCTTACACTATTTAATATCCTTTCAATCTCCTATATGTCACTCCCAACATTTCTCTATTTTTCATTTACCCGTTTCTCTAAATTTATGCTCCCTCATTTTCTTTAAtaccccgtattattattattgttattacctccgccaagcggcggaggttatgttttcggttcggtttgtttgtttgtttgtttgtttgtttgtttgtttgtttctctgtttgtctgtctgtctgtggacaacgtagaggccacatttctacacggaatcacttcaaacttggccaagtagttccccaatgtgtatggaagaactgattaaattttggtcaaggtcaccccaaggtcaaggtcacaggggtcactggtgtcactatgacataagtggccatatcaagagacagaaataaagcactgacttttgcataagccaacagggaagtcctagtccaggcgcaacccatgggtgatgttcaaatttataaaggtcaaaggtcaaggtcatattggtgcattatatcaatgtcatattaagtatcagtggcaaatgaacaaagatcacttgaaggtcaaaagtcaagcaggtcacttgaaggtcaaaagtcaagcaggtcacttgaaggtcaaggtcacgtgaaggtcaaggtcacgtgaaggtcaaggtcacctgaaggtcaaggtcacgtgaaggtcaagtacatttgaagatcaaggtcacttgaagccaaggcggaggtatgtcctctacgaggaccatgtccgcgttcaggacttgctcacttgttattattattattattattattattattattactatccaagctacaaccctagttggaaaagcaagatgctataagcccaggggctccaacagggaaaaataccccagtgaggaaaggaaataaggaaatagataaatgaagaggacaaattaacaataaatcattctaaattaagtaacaacgtcaaaacagacatgtcatatataaactattatcaacatcaaaaacaaatatatcataaataaactataaaaagactcatgtccgcctggtcaagaaAAAAGCATTGATTTCATTCTATCCATAAATTTCATATTCTCTTGATCTCCCATTTCCTCATCATCAAAATGTATTTTCCTTTTTCCCATTCCTGCAATTCTTCTCTAAAATGTTTCTTCACCTTTCAGCGACAAAATGCTACGAGTGAAAAACGCTTGCGACCCCTACATCAAGTTGCAAAAGGACATCATGGACAGATACGAGGACCCCAACGGAGACGAATTGCCGAGATCCACGATCCTCCTGCACGTGGGTCTCAATGGCACCCATTGCTTAAACCAGGTTCTAGGGTTAAATCTGAAGGTGCCCTATGGGGCGGGGAATCCCCTAATCACGGTCAAGCCCACGAACATGACATTCACCCATCCAACCTTCTCGCAGTTTCTACTGATGGTCAGGGATGACCTCGCGAGTTTTTGGTGagtggttatcattattattattatcattattactatccaagctacaaccctaattggaaaagcaagatgctataagcccaggggctccaatagggaaaaatagcccagtgaggaaaggaaataaggaaataaataactgaagagaacaaattaacaataaatcattctaaaaaaagtaatgtcaaaagagatatgtcatatataaactattaacaacgtcaaaaacaaatacgtcataaataaaccataaaaagactcatgtccgcctggtcaacaaaaaagcatttgctccaactttgaacttttgaagttctactgattcaacaacccgattaggaagtatcttcttcttcttcttcttcttattattattattattattattattattattattaattacttatatatttttggTGAATCACAGTATACTGAGACTGGTGGTTTACAGTGTGGAGTTCCGGGtcacatccagcttccttaggagtccatctctttcctcactatatgtgctgtttaaAGTACCACGCGCTTttctcttctcctcttcttctccttcttctttatcttattcttcttcttcctcttcttcttcttcttcttcttcctcttattgttgttgttgttgttcttcttctttttcttcttcttcttcttcttcttcttattattattattattattattattattattattattattattatttgtgcattCCTTCTTCtttatcttattcttcttcttcctcttcttcttcttcttcctcttcttcttcttcttcttcctcttcctcttgttcttcttgttcttcttgttcttcttgttcttcttcctcttcttcttcttcttcttcttattattattattattattattatcattattattattattactatcattattatcattattattatttgcgcaATCATCACTATTGCTAACGTATTTGAATCTCTGATACAGAGGTTGTCACTGGCAATAATATAGTttactgtttctttttctttatttttctaggAAGAATAAAGGCAATACGGCATTGAACTTACATTGGCGGCCATATTGGATTACGTGCGGTCCCTGTAAGCTGAACTATGACGTCATCGCACATGTGGAAACCCTGGGTCCCGACCAGGAGTTCATCATCAGGAAACTTGGTCTGGAGAATATTCTGTATAATACTCATACTCACGCTTCTAAGTAAGTTAAACAAACACTGGACCGAGCATGTAGGGGGTCAATTGatctacacacattatatatatatatatatatatatatatatatatatatatatatatatatatatatatatatatatatatatatatatcacatttacgtttttataaatgcacatatactgtatgagTATAAGTATATTCAAAcaaatttgaataaattatatacacacacacatatatatatacatatatatgtatatatatatatatatatatatatatatatatatgtgtgtgtgtgtgtgtgtatatatttatatatatacatatgtgtgtatatatatatatatatatatatatatatatatatatatatatatatataattatacgtacatatatatatatatatatatatatatatatatatatatatatatatatatatatatatatatatatatatatatatatatactttactgtcacaaggatcacgtgacttgatatacagcaaaagccagtaggaaataataaaaagatctAGTACCTATAGcgttttcgtgcattttaatacactctTCTTCGCGGTACAGTAAAAAGTTTTTTAACAATAAAATGTAtgtttattgtaccctgaagaagtgtgtattaaaatgcacgaaagcgctaggtacgacaactttttattattttctacaggcttttgctatatatatatatatatatatatatatatatatataaatatatatatatatgtgtgtgtgtgtgtgtgtgtgtgtgtgtgtgtgtgagtgtgcatatgtattcatatatatatatatatatacacacacacacacacacacacatatatatatatatatatatatatatatatatatatatatatatatatatatatatatatatatatatatatataaagtgagtgtaggagggaataccttaacgtaatgaaagagtttgtgtaccgcCATAATCTGCAAAGCTATACTTTGTTGGTTTCATGTGAGCGATCGGACAaatatatcccaccatcaccagtccgtacTGACATAGATAAGAGCAAgagcatgtttgaggcctttgtccagcagttccctagaaacagctgcatttgttgttgttgttgttttgtatgtTATGTACTTTTATGTTTGATTACAAGTCTCTCGTTTTCCACAGTTTTGATAGCCGTCCTGCAGttaactagaaacagctgcatttgttgctgttgttgttgttgttgttgttattgttgtatgttATGTACTTTTATGTTTAATTACAAGCCTCTTGTTTTCCACAGTTTTGATAGCTACAATGATACCAGCAACGCCTTGGCTCACTACTTCAGCCGCGTCCCAAGAAAACTCCTGGAGGATATCGTCAAGTACTACAAGCCAGACTTCAACATTTTCGGTTACAGCCCCGAATCATTCTTATCTCTtgcaaaggaataaggaaaaaagaCATAGGTTTagttagagcagtggttcccaacctgggggaaatttccccctgggaggaaatttgaagcttccattccaggggggaaataattacactacctactaactaaaaaaaaatatcaggagacaaagctagccctgatattgatacactgatgcacaagaagcagcctcaaccttctcacaaATTAAATTTTGAAgtggaagaataaacaaaagtgcTATTATTTTGCTACTAGGCGCTCTCCatttactgataaacaaatagttacagagtaaaatggatagagagcggttactaacaactaacctcatagctctatggctatgcggttagttgttactaaccgctctctatccattttactctgtaactatttgttaatcagtatatttgtataatggaaaaataaattagtaagtctagtgtgtttcaactactctttccctcatacacatgaagggggaaatctggagggttgcaccgAGTGCATGGGGGAAATGACCGGAAAAAGGTTGGGACCCACTGAGTTGGAGACTGGAGTATCATAGCTCGAGTCGTTCTTCTTTATTGGACTCTCAGGCCTCGGCGTCGGTCTATATGGCTCAATTCCATATTTCCCGCCATTTTTATCCGTCCATTTGAATCACCGATTTTTTTATGTGGTGCAAtccttttttcaagtttattttatctaaatgttggtcttataacattatatatatatatatatatatatatatatatatatatatatatatatatatatatatatatgtatatatatatatatatatatatatatatatatatatatatatatatagatagatagatagatagatagatagataattgtgTATTTGATATCTTCAAATTTACATTATGTATACTGAGGTGCTTTGCTTCGTAAGCAAGGAATCCAAATACAGATTTTACAACTAATTAGGCACGAAATTACATAAGATATATTGAATAGTTAACTATTCTTGGGATGGCACTCGGAgatgagattttattttattttattttacaagatACCCAAGATATTTTGTTTGATAGCCTACGTGTTAAAAGCCAGTCTGGCGATTGTACCAGAATCTAGCCCACCAATTAACGATGAGCGGACGTTGCCTCATTTTCAGGGCCTTATTTCTCAAAAACAAGACTCTCACCTCATTAATATATTGGCGATTGTACCAGAATCTAGCCCACCAATTAACGATGAGCGGACGTTGCCTCATTTTCAGGGCCTTATTTCTCAAAAACAAGACTCTCACCTCATTAATATATTGTCGATTGTACCAGAATCTAGCCCACCAATTAACGATGAGCGGACGTTGCTACATTTTCAGGGCCTTATTTCTCAAAAACAAGATTCTCACCTCATTAATATATTGGCGATTGTACCAGAATCTAGCCCACCAATTAACGATGAGTGGACGTTGCCTCGTTTTCAGGGCCTTATTTCTCAAAAACAAGACTCTCACCTCATTAATATATTGGCGATTGTACCAGAATCTAGCCCACCAATTAACGATGAGTGGACGTTGCCTCGTTTTCAGGGCCTTATTTCTCAAAAACAAGATTCTCACCTCATTAATATATTGGCGATTGTACCAGAATCTAGCCCACCAATTAACGATGAGTGGACGTTGCCTCGTTTTCAGGGCCTTATTTCTCAAAAACAAGATTCTCACCTCATCAATATATTGGCGATTGTACCAGAAACTAACCCACCAGTTAATGATGAGCGGACGTTGCCTCATTTTCAGGGCCTTA encodes the following:
- the LOC137646083 gene encoding carbohydrate sulfotransferase 10-like encodes the protein MVLIFPQTSENDELQRRVFERRASIARDSCKFVDRIPGYFKVKKNRLFNNLRWVKKHNLVWCPIFKSASTTWVKNLLLLAGEKVVDKSFHGRVRELYPRPRDPEEEQEVLNSSMKMIIVRHPLDRLLSAYRDKMLRVKNACDPYIKLQKDIMDRYEDPNGDELPRSTILLHVGLNGTHCLNQVLGLNLKVPYGAGNPLITVKPTNMTFTHPTFSQFLLMVRDDLASFWKNKGNTALNLHWRPYWITCGPCKLNYDVIAHVETLGPDQEFIIRKLGLENILYNTHTHASNFDSYNDTSNALAHYFSRVPRKLLEDIVKYYKPDFNIFGYSPESFLSLAKE